From one Amycolatopsis sp. FDAARGOS 1241 genomic stretch:
- a CDS encoding roadblock/LC7 domain-containing protein → MTRAGAVQPGGGSAPNGRASAGAAGSFAWLITDFVHRVPGAAHAVVVSADGLLLAASRGLPKDRADQLAAVASGLTSLARGAAKVFEGGPVAQTVVEMANGFLFLMSVSDGSCLAVLGAPDSDIGLVVYEMTLLVERVGQQLTPEMRAQLQGAAIRR, encoded by the coding sequence GTGACACGGGCGGGTGCAGTGCAGCCGGGGGGCGGCTCGGCGCCGAACGGCAGGGCTTCGGCCGGCGCGGCGGGCAGCTTCGCGTGGCTGATCACGGACTTCGTCCACCGCGTGCCCGGGGCGGCGCACGCGGTGGTCGTTTCGGCCGACGGGCTGCTGCTCGCGGCTTCGCGGGGGCTGCCGAAGGACCGAGCCGACCAGCTGGCGGCCGTCGCGTCCGGGCTGACCAGCCTGGCGCGCGGTGCGGCGAAGGTGTTCGAAGGCGGCCCGGTCGCGCAGACCGTGGTCGAGATGGCCAACGGCTTCCTCTTCCTGATGTCGGTCTCCGACGGCTCGTGCCTCGCGGTGCTGGGCGCGCCGGACAGCGACATCGGGCTCGTGGTGTATGAGATGACGCTGCTGGTCGAACGCGTCGGCCAGCAGCTGACACCGGAGATGCGTGCGCAACTGCAGGGCGCTGCGATCCGCCGCTAG
- a CDS encoding DUF742 domain-containing protein yields MDDGRLRGDGRLGDDNTGGWAERDEGREDWKSFRDRVDREWRARRATGSDADPVREPPNWLTDSNAGQQPITGEYRDRLLGGPGAELFGGSSGPLYDSAEFAAFSAARDGSPGPSSNELSAALPLQAAGEFVDEPPVAEVETSGLVRPYFRTRGRTKPTYDLAIEALVSTSEQGRVLDRVRVPEHRSICDLCIDTRSVAEVAALLRLPLGVVRVLIGDVAGLGLVLVHTTTSTTSGDRPSIEFMERVLSGLRRI; encoded by the coding sequence GTGGACGACGGGCGCTTGAGGGGCGATGGCCGCCTCGGTGACGACAACACCGGTGGCTGGGCCGAGCGGGACGAGGGCCGGGAGGACTGGAAGTCCTTCCGGGACCGGGTGGACCGCGAGTGGCGTGCCCGGCGCGCCACGGGATCCGACGCGGACCCGGTGCGGGAGCCTCCGAACTGGCTGACGGACTCCAACGCCGGGCAGCAGCCGATCACCGGCGAGTACCGCGACCGCCTCCTGGGCGGTCCGGGCGCCGAGCTGTTCGGCGGGTCGAGCGGCCCGCTGTACGACTCCGCCGAGTTCGCGGCGTTCTCCGCCGCGCGCGACGGCTCGCCGGGCCCGTCGTCGAACGAGCTCTCGGCCGCGCTGCCGCTGCAGGCCGCGGGCGAGTTCGTGGACGAACCGCCGGTCGCCGAGGTCGAGACGTCCGGGCTCGTGCGGCCTTACTTCCGCACGCGCGGGCGGACGAAGCCGACCTACGACCTCGCGATCGAGGCATTGGTCTCGACCAGCGAACAAGGGCGCGTGCTCGACCGCGTGCGCGTGCCCGAGCACCGGTCCATCTGCGATCTGTGCATCGACACCCGGTCGGTGGCCGAGGTGGCGGCGCTGCTGCGCCTGCCGCTCGGCGTCGTGCGGGTGCTCATTGGTGACGTGGCGGGTCTCGGACTGGTGCTGGTGCACACGACCACCAGCACGACCTCGGGCGACCGCCCCAGTATCGAGTTCATGGAAAGGGTGCTCAGTGGGCTTCGGAGAATTTGA
- a CDS encoding ATP/GTP-binding protein encodes MGFGEFDSDANTPQVTGPTSSAKIVVAGGFGSGKTTLVGAISEIDPLTTEAMMTEASVGTDDTSATPNKMTTTVAMDFGRISLDSDLVLYVFGTPGQHRFWFMWDDLAVGAIGAVVLVDTRRLADAFPSIDFFENRKLPYVVAINCFDRLLHHQIEDVRHALTISPSVPIMACDARERDSAKQVLISVVQHAIAHDTALRAG; translated from the coding sequence GTGGGCTTCGGAGAATTTGACTCCGACGCGAACACACCGCAGGTGACGGGTCCGACCTCGTCGGCCAAGATCGTGGTCGCGGGTGGGTTCGGTTCGGGCAAGACGACACTGGTCGGAGCGATCTCGGAGATCGACCCGCTGACCACCGAGGCCATGATGACCGAGGCGAGTGTCGGCACCGACGACACTTCCGCCACGCCGAACAAGATGACCACCACGGTGGCCATGGACTTCGGCCGCATCTCGCTGGACTCGGACCTCGTGCTGTACGTGTTCGGCACGCCGGGTCAGCACCGGTTCTGGTTCATGTGGGACGACTTGGCCGTCGGCGCGATCGGCGCCGTGGTGCTGGTGGACACGCGGCGGCTCGCCGACGCGTTCCCCTCCATCGACTTCTTCGAGAACCGGAAGCTGCCGTACGTGGTCGCGATCAACTGTTTCGACCGCTTGCTGCATCACCAGATCGAGGACGTGCGGCACGCGTTGACGATCTCCCCGTCGGTGCCGATCATGGCGTGCGACGCTCGCGAACGGGACTCGGCCAAGCAGGTGCTGATCTCGGTCGTGCAGCACGCGATCGCCCACGACACGGCACTGCGGGCAGGCTAG
- a CDS encoding roadblock/LC7 domain-containing protein: MTVSGQESQFGWLITDFVRRVPGAAHAVLVSADGLLLAPSEGLPGDRAEQLSAVASGLVSLTQGAARCFEAGGVNQTVVEMELGYLFLMSVSDGSSLAVLAAPTCDIGTVAYEMTLLVERVGQQLTPELRARLQGGVRG, translated from the coding sequence GTGACCGTTTCCGGCCAGGAGAGCCAGTTCGGCTGGCTGATCACGGACTTCGTGCGCCGGGTGCCCGGTGCCGCCCACGCCGTGCTGGTGTCGGCCGACGGCCTGCTGCTCGCACCGTCCGAGGGGCTGCCGGGGGACCGCGCGGAGCAGCTGTCGGCCGTCGCGTCGGGCCTCGTGAGCCTCACGCAGGGCGCGGCCCGCTGCTTCGAGGCCGGTGGTGTGAACCAGACCGTGGTCGAGATGGAGCTCGGGTACCTGTTCCTGATGTCGGTGTCGGACGGGTCTTCGCTGGCCGTGCTGGCCGCGCCCACGTGTGACATCGGGACCGTCGCGTATGAGATGACGCTGCTCGTGGAGCGCGTCGGCCAGCAGCTCACGCCCGAGCTGCGCGCCCGGCTCCAGGGCGGGGTGCGTGGGTAG
- a CDS encoding DUF742 domain-containing protein, with protein sequence MKISGFGEQDTSAWDALHKGTDRENFDSPSHYELSTLKTMLPHRRPSPPPPPAPEPDMREWSGSAAAAPGAAPAEYDEDDGYEWVEDGESGYWEETGSSSGYYDTESYLTHDDRQVPEDSAYGRRHLTAVDDSQPEYYRDPATEPSGYPAATGYRHAADSGEVYGSGYYATPPAEAADASGYYGARSTGASAHHEARSAESVDASGYYAMPAAKSVDASGYYAARPGESADESGYYATRSAGSGQASGYDVAPSAESAGVSGYYATSSAEPGYYSARSADTAIASGFHAVSSGESAGASGFGAARSAEPVGGFGSHVASADEPGYYSARSAEPAAASGYAAASDADPGDEYASSYRAAPPAASGEAYASGYYATPSAESYKPAEPTGRHAVVERTTEPNRRSEPSRRHAAVDTADRESGYHPTPADVGYLPPADGQHRLAEPRERTTPRPSGRRRAPETVAAQEETYAEPTSWPEPPRAAPPPAKPAKSRVRPYARTRGRTRSDHNLALEALVSTSDDGRRYRGVRSIEHRRICDLCLDTRSVAEIAAHLHLPLGVVKVLVGDMADIGLVLIHQTDLVLGDRSSREFMERVLQGLRNL encoded by the coding sequence ATGAAGATCTCCGGTTTCGGCGAGCAGGACACGAGTGCCTGGGACGCGCTGCACAAGGGCACCGATCGCGAGAACTTCGATTCGCCCAGCCACTACGAGCTGAGCACGCTGAAGACGATGCTGCCGCACCGGCGGCCGTCGCCGCCGCCTCCGCCGGCACCTGAGCCGGACATGCGGGAATGGTCTGGTTCTGCTGCCGCTGCTCCCGGGGCTGCTCCCGCCGAGTACGACGAAGACGACGGCTACGAGTGGGTCGAGGACGGCGAGTCCGGCTACTGGGAGGAAACGGGCTCCTCGTCGGGCTATTACGACACGGAGTCCTACCTCACGCACGACGACCGCCAGGTCCCGGAGGACTCCGCGTACGGCCGCCGCCACCTCACCGCGGTGGACGATTCGCAACCCGAGTACTACCGCGATCCGGCGACGGAGCCTTCGGGTTACCCGGCGGCCACGGGGTACCGGCACGCTGCTGACTCGGGTGAGGTATACGGGTCGGGCTATTACGCGACGCCGCCGGCCGAGGCGGCTGATGCGTCGGGTTATTACGGTGCGAGGTCGACCGGTGCGTCGGCTCATCACGAGGCGCGATCTGCTGAATCTGTTGACGCGTCCGGGTATTACGCGATGCCGGCTGCTAAATCGGTGGATGCGTCGGGCTACTACGCTGCGCGGCCAGGTGAATCGGCTGATGAGTCTGGTTATTACGCGACGCGGTCGGCGGGATCGGGCCAAGCGTCTGGTTATGACGTAGCACCGTCTGCCGAATCGGCTGGTGTATCTGGGTATTACGCGACGTCGTCTGCGGAGCCGGGGTATTACTCGGCGCGGTCTGCGGACACGGCTATTGCGTCTGGTTTCCACGCGGTCTCTTCTGGGGAATCGGCTGGTGCGTCGGGTTTTGGTGCTGCGCGGTCCGCCGAGCCGGTTGGTGGGTTTGGTTCGCATGTTGCGTCGGCTGATGAGCCGGGGTATTACTCGGCACGGTCTGCAGAACCGGCGGCTGCGTCCGGATACGCCGCCGCCTCCGATGCCGACCCAGGTGACGAATACGCCTCGAGCTACCGCGCCGCGCCGCCGGCGGCCTCGGGTGAGGCGTACGCGTCCGGCTACTACGCCACGCCGTCCGCCGAGTCCTACAAACCCGCCGAGCCGACCGGCCGGCACGCCGTTGTGGAGCGGACCACCGAACCGAACCGCCGGAGCGAACCGAGCCGTCGCCACGCGGCCGTCGACACCGCCGACCGTGAATCCGGCTACCACCCCACGCCCGCGGACGTCGGTTACCTGCCCCCGGCCGACGGCCAGCACCGGCTCGCCGAGCCGCGCGAGCGCACCACGCCGCGTCCGTCGGGTCGACGCCGCGCGCCGGAAACCGTTGCGGCGCAAGAGGAAACGTACGCCGAGCCGACGTCGTGGCCCGAGCCGCCGCGCGCGGCGCCGCCGCCTGCGAAACCGGCGAAGTCGCGGGTGCGCCCGTACGCCCGTACCCGCGGCCGCACGCGCTCGGACCACAACCTCGCCCTCGAAGCCCTGGTCTCCACCAGCGACGACGGCCGCCGCTACCGGGGCGTGCGCTCCATCGAGCACCGGCGGATCTGCGACCTCTGCCTGGACACCCGGTCGGTCGCCGAGATCGCCGCGCACCTGCACCTGCCGCTGGGCGTGGTGAAGGTCCTGGTCGGCGACATGGCCGATATCGGCCTCGTCCTGATCCACCAGACCGACCTCGTCCTGGGCGACCGCTCGTCGCGCGAGTTCATGGAACGGGTGCTGCAGGGTCTGCGCAACCTCTGA
- a CDS encoding helicase-associated domain-containing protein — MPATSLADWLRAESDDALTELLRTRRDLSTPPPSDTTVLATRAGTPGSVARACEDLDTFTLAVLDALLVAGADTAPAPLATVTELVGTEITDQLARLRARALVWGADDELRVPPAARDALGPYPAGLGAPSPALAAIDVAERVAEVTEDERKVLTALAAGPPIGRTRDASFDVALSDAATPVQKLLARGLLLRRDDQTVELPLELGLLLRGGRAFDPATLDEPALPVHPHETDTVDTTAAGEAMELLRQTEALLRSWSASPPPVLKAGGLGVRELRKLAKDLEVDEARATLVAELAVGAGLVADSESTTPEWVPTTLTDTWLASPTVQRWMTLAQAWLELPRLPGLAGGRDAKDKPIAPLSEDLRRPLAPVGRRRVLAALAELPPGSGVKSVDELVAVLAWRAPRRGGRLRDETVRWAMAEASALGLVGLGALTSATRALLDDDRPAAVEAMHDALPAPVDHVLVQADLTVVAPGPLTPELAAEMAAVAGIESAGHATVYRITEETVRRALDTGRTADELHALFRDKSATPVPQGLTYLIDDVARRHGRLRGGAAGSFLRCDDEALLAEVLASPIAAEFDLRLIAPTVLISSYSLGEVLEALRGAGFAPAAEGPDGRVVDLRPSGRRLPARVRAARARPGEQAVLTDEQAARIVSNLRAGDSASARRRGAAVRAPSGGGADTTATLELLSRATLEHREVWIGFVDSRGTASQRVVRPIRVGGGVLVGTDHERYPLHRITSAALVED, encoded by the coding sequence ATGCCCGCGACCTCTCTGGCGGACTGGCTGCGTGCGGAGTCCGACGACGCACTCACCGAGCTGCTGCGCACGCGTCGCGACCTGTCGACCCCACCGCCCTCCGACACCACCGTGCTGGCCACCCGCGCCGGCACCCCCGGTTCCGTCGCGCGCGCCTGCGAGGACCTGGACACGTTCACCCTGGCCGTGCTCGACGCGCTGCTCGTCGCCGGAGCCGACACCGCGCCGGCGCCACTGGCGACCGTGACGGAGCTCGTCGGCACGGAGATCACGGACCAGCTGGCCCGGCTGCGCGCGCGGGCCCTCGTCTGGGGCGCCGACGACGAGCTGCGCGTGCCGCCGGCGGCGCGCGACGCGCTCGGACCGTACCCGGCGGGGTTGGGGGCGCCGTCGCCCGCGCTGGCCGCCATCGACGTGGCCGAGCGAGTGGCCGAGGTGACCGAAGACGAGCGGAAGGTGCTCACGGCGCTGGCCGCGGGGCCGCCGATCGGGCGCACGCGAGACGCGAGCTTCGACGTCGCGCTGTCCGACGCCGCCACCCCCGTGCAGAAGCTGCTCGCGCGCGGCCTGCTGCTGCGGCGCGACGACCAGACGGTGGAGTTGCCGCTCGAGCTGGGCCTGCTGCTGCGCGGCGGCCGCGCGTTCGACCCCGCGACGCTCGACGAACCCGCCCTGCCCGTCCATCCACATGAGACGGACACTGTGGACACCACGGCGGCCGGCGAGGCCATGGAGCTGTTGCGGCAGACCGAAGCGCTGCTGCGGTCGTGGTCGGCCTCCCCGCCGCCCGTGCTCAAGGCCGGCGGCCTGGGCGTGCGGGAGCTGCGGAAGCTGGCGAAGGACCTGGAGGTCGACGAAGCGCGCGCCACGCTGGTCGCGGAGCTGGCCGTGGGCGCGGGACTGGTGGCCGACAGCGAGTCGACGACGCCGGAGTGGGTGCCGACGACGCTCACGGACACCTGGCTCGCGTCGCCGACCGTGCAGCGGTGGATGACGCTCGCGCAGGCCTGGCTGGAGCTGCCGCGGCTGCCCGGGCTGGCGGGCGGGCGCGACGCGAAGGACAAGCCGATCGCACCGCTGTCGGAGGACCTGCGGCGGCCGCTGGCGCCGGTTGGCCGGCGGCGGGTGCTCGCGGCTCTGGCGGAGCTGCCGCCCGGGTCGGGCGTGAAGAGCGTGGACGAGCTGGTGGCCGTGCTCGCGTGGCGCGCGCCGCGGCGGGGCGGGCGGCTGCGCGACGAGACCGTGCGCTGGGCGATGGCCGAAGCGTCGGCGCTGGGGCTCGTCGGGCTGGGTGCGCTGACGTCCGCGACGCGGGCACTGCTGGACGACGACCGGCCGGCCGCGGTCGAGGCGATGCACGACGCGCTGCCGGCGCCCGTCGACCACGTGCTGGTGCAGGCCGACCTGACGGTGGTCGCGCCGGGACCGCTCACGCCTGAGCTGGCGGCGGAGATGGCCGCGGTGGCCGGCATCGAGTCGGCCGGGCACGCGACCGTATACCGCATCACCGAGGAGACCGTGCGCCGCGCCCTCGACACGGGCCGCACGGCGGACGAGCTGCACGCCCTGTTCCGCGACAAGTCGGCGACGCCCGTGCCGCAGGGCCTGACCTACCTGATCGACGACGTCGCCCGCCGCCACGGCCGCCTCCGCGGCGGCGCGGCCGGCTCCTTCCTGCGGTGCGACGACGAAGCTTTGCTGGCCGAGGTGCTGGCCTCGCCGATCGCCGCGGAGTTCGACCTGCGCCTGATCGCGCCGACGGTCCTCATCAGCTCGTATTCCCTGGGCGAAGTCCTGGAAGCCTTGCGCGGCGCGGGTTTCGCGCCCGCGGCGGAGGGCCCCGACGGCCGCGTCGTCGACCTCCGCCCGTCCGGCCGCCGGTTGCCCGCGCGGGTCCGCGCCGCTCGCGCGCGCCCCGGCGAGCAGGCCGTGCTGACCGACGAGCAAGCGGCCCGCATCGTCTCCAACCTCCGCGCCGGCGACTCGGCCTCCGCGCGCCGCCGCGGCGCCGCCGTCCGCGCCCCCTCCGGCGGCGGCGCCGACACCACTGCGACGCTCGAACTGCTCTCCCGCGCGACCCTCGAGCACCGCGAGGTCTGGATCGGCTTCGTCGACTCCCGCGGCACGGCCAGCCAGCGCGTCGTCCGCCCCATCCGCGTCGGCGGCGGCGTCCTGGTCGGCACGGACCACGAGCGGTACCCACTGCACCGCATCACGTCGGCGGCTTTGGTCGAGGACTGA
- a CDS encoding NAD-dependent malic enzyme has translation MPVPGPGYSITVRVEAPASSTAAGDLTTAVGRVGGVLTAFDVVESHAEMIVVDISANALSENHAQDITQALDSLPGVKVRKVSDRTFLIHLGGKIEVSPKVALRNRDDLSRAYTPGVARVCQAIAANPEDARRLTIKRNTVAVVTDGSAVLGLGNIGPAAALPVMEGKAALFKKFAGVDAWPVCLDTQDTEEIIKIVKAIAPVYAGINLEDIAAPRCFEIEARLREQLDIPVFHDDQHGTAIVVVGALRNALRVVGKNIEDCKIVVSGVGAAGSAIIRLLLRKQPRDIVAADIDGIVHPDRGNLDENLSWIAAHTNQDKQSGTLHEALVGADVFIGVSAPNLFGADQVATMAKDAVVFALANPDPEIDPLEAQKHAAVVATGRSDFPNQINNVLAFPGVFRGLLDAAAHDIDDTMLLAAADAIADVVDHSRLNASFIVPSVFDSAVAPAVADAVRAAVRKEAAIG, from the coding sequence ATGCCGGTTCCCGGTCCCGGGTATTCGATCACCGTCCGGGTCGAGGCCCCGGCTTCGTCCACCGCCGCCGGTGACCTCACCACCGCCGTCGGCCGCGTCGGCGGGGTGCTGACGGCGTTCGACGTCGTCGAGTCGCACGCCGAGATGATCGTGGTCGACATCAGCGCCAACGCGCTGTCGGAGAACCACGCCCAGGACATCACCCAGGCCCTCGACTCCCTGCCCGGGGTGAAGGTCCGGAAGGTTTCGGACCGGACGTTCCTGATCCACCTCGGCGGCAAGATCGAGGTCAGCCCCAAGGTTGCGCTCCGCAACCGTGACGACTTGTCCCGCGCGTACACGCCGGGTGTCGCCCGCGTGTGCCAGGCGATCGCGGCCAACCCCGAGGACGCCCGCCGCCTGACCATCAAGCGCAACACCGTGGCCGTGGTCACGGACGGGTCGGCCGTGCTGGGCCTGGGCAACATCGGCCCGGCGGCCGCGCTTCCCGTCATGGAGGGAAAGGCGGCGCTGTTCAAGAAGTTCGCGGGCGTCGACGCGTGGCCGGTGTGCCTGGACACCCAGGACACGGAAGAGATCATCAAGATCGTCAAGGCGATCGCGCCGGTGTACGCGGGCATCAACCTCGAGGACATCGCGGCGCCGCGCTGCTTCGAGATCGAGGCGCGCCTGCGAGAGCAGCTCGACATCCCGGTGTTCCACGACGACCAGCACGGCACGGCGATCGTGGTCGTCGGCGCCCTGCGCAACGCTTTGCGCGTGGTCGGCAAGAACATCGAGGACTGCAAGATCGTGGTCAGCGGGGTCGGCGCGGCCGGCTCGGCCATCATCCGGCTCCTGCTGCGCAAACAGCCGCGCGACATCGTGGCGGCCGACATCGACGGCATCGTCCACCCGGACCGCGGCAACCTCGACGAGAACCTGAGCTGGATCGCCGCGCACACCAACCAGGACAAGCAGTCGGGCACGCTGCACGAGGCGCTCGTGGGCGCGGACGTGTTCATCGGGGTGTCCGCCCCGAATCTGTTCGGCGCCGACCAGGTCGCGACGATGGCGAAGGACGCCGTGGTGTTCGCGCTGGCCAACCCGGACCCGGAGATCGACCCGCTCGAGGCGCAGAAGCACGCCGCCGTGGTCGCCACGGGCCGCAGCGACTTCCCGAACCAGATCAACAACGTGCTGGCGTTCCCGGGCGTCTTCCGCGGTCTGCTCGACGCCGCCGCGCACGACATCGACGACACGATGCTGCTGGCCGCCGCCGACGCGATCGCCGACGTGGTGGACCACAGCCGGCTCAACGCGTCGTTCATCGTGCCGAGCGTGTTCGACAGCGCGGTCGCGCCGGCCGTCGCGGACGCCGTCCGCGCCGCGGTGCGCAAGGAAGCCGCGATCGGCTGA
- the moaC gene encoding cyclic pyranopterin monophosphate synthase MoaC, whose translation MSELSHVDATGAARMVDVSGKTATARTALAGGTVHTTAEVVGLLSANGLPKGDALATARIAGIMGAKKVPDLIPLCHQIALSGVKVEFELDDAAVHITATAKTTDVTGVEMEALTAVAIAGLTVHDMIKAVDPAATLDNVRLIRKDGGKTGTWERQS comes from the coding sequence GTGAGTGAACTCAGCCACGTCGATGCCACCGGTGCCGCGCGGATGGTCGACGTCTCCGGCAAGACGGCGACCGCGCGCACGGCTCTCGCGGGCGGCACCGTGCACACCACCGCCGAGGTGGTGGGTTTGTTGTCCGCCAACGGGTTGCCGAAGGGCGACGCGCTGGCGACAGCCCGGATCGCCGGGATCATGGGCGCGAAGAAGGTGCCGGACCTGATCCCGCTGTGCCACCAGATCGCGCTGTCCGGCGTGAAGGTGGAGTTCGAACTCGACGACGCGGCCGTGCACATCACCGCGACGGCGAAGACCACCGACGTCACCGGCGTCGAGATGGAGGCCCTCACGGCCGTCGCCATCGCCGGCTTGACCGTGCACGACATGATCAAGGCCGTCGATCCGGCCGCGACGCTCGACAACGTCCGCCTGATCCGCAAGGACGGCGGCAAGACCGGCACGTGGGAGCGGCAGTCATGA
- a CDS encoding molybdenum cofactor biosynthesis protein MoaE, producing MNKARVIVASNRAAKGVYEDKTGPVLVSWLSSHGYDVPAPVVVEDGAPVGMALRAAVSDGVAVVLTTGGTGISPTDRTPDVTREVLDYELPGVADAIRAAGLPHVPTAVLSRGVAGVAGRTLIVNLPGSTGGVKDGLRVLEDILAHAVDQLAGGDHPRPPTTEDAASVADALAAAQPAESVAVAAAPAVRILRADVSDQPLSVDDHARLVEDDAAGAVVTFGGVVRDHDGGKGVRDLTYEGHPTAGDMLAQVVDDLAGRWTGVRAVAVSHRVGPLAIGDVALACAVAAEHRGQAFAACAELVDEVKARLPIWKHQHFTDGSDEWVNSP from the coding sequence ATGAACAAAGCACGGGTGATCGTGGCGTCCAACCGCGCCGCGAAGGGCGTGTACGAGGACAAAACCGGGCCAGTGCTGGTTTCCTGGCTGTCCTCGCACGGGTATGACGTGCCGGCGCCGGTGGTCGTCGAGGACGGTGCGCCGGTCGGCATGGCGCTGCGCGCGGCGGTTTCCGACGGCGTCGCAGTGGTCTTGACCACTGGCGGGACCGGGATTTCCCCCACGGACCGGACCCCCGACGTCACTCGCGAAGTCCTGGACTACGAGCTGCCGGGCGTGGCGGACGCCATCCGGGCGGCCGGGCTGCCGCACGTGCCGACGGCGGTGCTGTCGCGCGGGGTAGCCGGTGTGGCGGGGCGCACGTTGATCGTGAACCTGCCCGGGTCCACGGGCGGGGTGAAGGACGGGCTGCGCGTGCTGGAGGACATCCTGGCGCACGCGGTGGACCAGCTCGCCGGTGGTGACCACCCGCGGCCTCCGACCACAGAGGACGCTGCCTCGGTGGCGGACGCGCTCGCCGCTGCCCAGCCCGCGGAGTCCGTCGCCGTGGCCGCGGCCCCGGCGGTGCGGATCCTGCGCGCCGACGTCAGCGACCAGCCGCTGTCGGTCGACGACCACGCCCGCCTGGTCGAAGACGACGCCGCCGGCGCCGTGGTGACCTTCGGCGGGGTCGTGCGCGACCACGACGGCGGCAAAGGCGTCCGCGACCTCACGTACGAGGGCCACCCCACGGCCGGGGACATGCTCGCCCAGGTGGTCGACGACCTGGCCGGCCGGTGGACGGGGGTGCGCGCCGTGGCGGTCAGCCACCGCGTCGGCCCGCTCGCCATCGGTGACGTGGCCCTGGCCTGCGCCGTGGCGGCCGAGCACCGCGGGCAGGCTTTCGCCGCGTGCGCAGAGCTGGTCGACGAGGTGAAGGCCCGGCTGCCGATCTGGAAGCACCAGCACTTCACGGACGGCTCGGACGAGTGGGTCAACTCGCCCTGA
- a CDS encoding transglycosylase family protein: MSYRGKHRKMSAATRTIARVAVAGIAVGAPIAIAATPASATNWDAVAQCESSGNWSTNTGNGYYGGLQFTQSTWKAYGGTGSAANASREQQIAVAERVLAGQGGGAWPNCYAKGAGGSTASHKSTKSTSKSTKKVTPKKSTSAAKKVASTPATGVSKSNPNGDYTVVAGDTLSKIAGKFNVQGGYQKLQDLNKGYIPNANLILVGQKIATK; this comes from the coding sequence ATGTCTTACCGAGGCAAGCACCGCAAGATGTCCGCTGCCACCCGAACCATCGCCCGCGTCGCAGTTGCGGGTATCGCGGTCGGCGCACCCATTGCGATCGCCGCGACCCCCGCGTCGGCGACGAACTGGGACGCTGTCGCGCAGTGCGAGAGCAGCGGTAACTGGAGCACCAACACCGGCAACGGCTACTACGGCGGCCTGCAGTTCACGCAGAGCACCTGGAAGGCCTACGGCGGCACTGGCAGCGCGGCGAACGCTTCGCGCGAGCAGCAGATCGCCGTCGCCGAGCGCGTCCTGGCCGGCCAGGGCGGCGGCGCGTGGCCGAACTGCTACGCCAAGGGCGCGGGCGGCTCGACCGCTTCGCACAAGTCGACCAAGTCGACCTCGAAGTCGACCAAGAAGGTCACCCCGAAGAAGAGCACGAGCGCCGCGAAGAAGGTCGCTTCGACCCCGGCGACCGGCGTCTCGAAGTCCAACCCGAACGGTGACTACACCGTCGTGGCCGGCGACACGCTGTCCAAGATCGCCGGCAAGTTCAACGTCCAGGGCGGCTACCAGAAGCTGCAGGACCTGAACAAGGGCTACATCCCGAACGCGAACCTGATCCTGGTCGGCCAGAAGATCGCCACCAAGTGA
- a CDS encoding MoaD/ThiS family protein, translated as MTVLVRYFASARAAAGVEEEKLKLSEGATVADAVRVVRELHPGQLSRILDAASFLLNEIAVRDQNRTLSDGAQLDVLPPFAGG; from the coding sequence ATGACCGTGCTGGTCCGCTACTTCGCCTCGGCGCGCGCTGCGGCGGGCGTCGAGGAGGAGAAGCTGAAGCTGTCCGAGGGCGCCACGGTGGCGGACGCCGTCCGCGTGGTGCGCGAACTGCATCCGGGTCAGCTGTCGCGCATCCTCGACGCGGCGAGCTTCCTGCTGAACGAGATCGCCGTCCGTGATCAGAATCGTACGCTCAGTGACGGTGCACAACTCGACGTTCTTCCGCCGTTCGCCGGCGGGTGA